The proteins below are encoded in one region of Hemiscyllium ocellatum isolate sHemOce1 chromosome 3, sHemOce1.pat.X.cur, whole genome shotgun sequence:
- the c3h2orf50 gene encoding uncharacterized protein C2orf50 homolog encodes MGSKELQFSRTTSAGYRLAEKPNAGTLPGYGKAAAGNRSQSKDPYLGTVQQDQVWREFLRAEWQGLRQWEKNWSFLKDYDDKGRLKVREPLPEYIPVFSDKVPNTTNQTFGSRIDSQLGQTILRMDFGLQKENRKKKLDNELVLS; translated from the exons ATGGGGAGCAAGGAGCTGCAGTTCAGCCGAACCACTTCGGCGGGTTACCGGCTGGCAGAAAAACCCAACGCTGGGACCCTCCCTGGCTACGGTAAAGCAGCGGCAGGCAACCGATCCCAGAGCAAGGACCCTTACCTGGGCACAGTGCAGCAAGACCAAGTGTGGAGAGAGTTCCTCAGAGCTGAATGGCAGGGACTCAGACAATG GGAAAAGAACTGGAGTTTTCTGAAAGATTATGATGACAAG GGAAGACTAAAGGTGAGGGAACCACTACCAGAATACATTCCTGTGTTCTCTGACAAAGTTCCAAATACCACAAATCAGACATTTGGCAGTAGAATAGACTCCCAGCTTGGCCAGACAATATTAAGGATGGACTTTGGGCTTCAGAAAGAGAACCGAAAGAAAAAACTGGATAATGAGCTTGTCCTAAGTTAA